The Liquorilactobacillus nagelii DSM 13675 DNA window TAGGCAGGATTTAATAGGCAAGATCCTATCATATAGTTGTATTTTATTAATTGTTTTGGTAGTACTATCAATTTTTTTCTTTGTAGCCTCAAAAGGGATCGCAACATTTACGGTAAATCATGGCAATCTTTGGACATTTTTAACTGGTAAAACTTGGAATCCGATTGCAACTGATGCTAAAGGACAACCGGAAATCGGTGCGTTGCCAATGATTGTGGGGTCGTTTGGTGTTACGATTTTAGCAGCTTTATTCGCGACACCATTTGCAATCGGCACAGCTCTTTATATGACTGAATTAGCTTCTAAACGCGGCGAACGTTTACTGCAAAGTGTCGTTGAATTACTCGTGGGAATTCCATCAGTTGTTTATGGCTTTATTGGCTTATCGGTAATAGTTCCCTTCGTACGAAATCATTTTGGTGGTTCAGGTTATGGAATTTTATCTGGTTCATTCGTGTTATTTGTGATGGTTTTACCAACAATTACTTCAATGACGGTTGATAGTTTACGCTCGGTGCCGCGATTTTATAAAGAGGCATCTTTAGCTTTAGGAGCAACAAAGTGGCAAACAATTTACAAAGTTATTTTGCGTTCAGCTACCTCGGGAATTTTAACTGCAATTATTTTCGGGATGGCGCGAGCATTTGGTGAAGCGTTGGCAGTGCAGATGGTAATAGGAAATGCAGCTGTTATGCCTAAAGACCTGCTGTCATCGGCATCAACCTTGACCAGTATTTTAACGATGGGAATAGGCAACACTGTAATGGGAACAGTTGGTAATAATGCTTTATGGTCACTAGCTCTGGTCTTATTATTGATGTCACTACTATTCAATATTTTAGTCCGCTTAATCGGTCGAAAGGGAAGGATGTAGTATGAAAACAAAAATCCAAAATAAGATAGCGTTGACAACGATTAGAGTTATTGCTTTATTAGTTGTCTTGATCTTAATGTTCCTTTTAGGCGATATATTAATTGCCGGAGTGCCACATATTTCTTGGCATTTTTTAACTGCTCCTTCACAATCTTTTACTAGCGGTGGTGGAATTGGGGTACAACTTTTTAATTCATTTTACTTGTTATTTTTGACTTTAATAATTTCATTCCCGATTTCTTTAGGAGCTGGGATTTTCTTAGCAGAATATGCACCGAAGAATTTTCTGACGGCAACGGTTAGGATGTCAATTGAAGTTCTAAGTTCGCTACCATCAGTGGTTGTTGGTTTATTTGGTTTTTTATTGTTTGTAGTTCAAATGAAAATGGGCTTTTCAATTATTGCTGGGGCCATTGCGTTAACATTCTTTAACTTGCCGCTTTTAACAAGAAATATTGAAGAATCATTAACAGCTGTTTCTGATTTGCAACGAGAAGCTGGTATGGCATTAGGTTTATCTAAGTGGCGCACAGTAACCAGAATTATCTTGCCAGAGGCTTTACCAGGAATTATTACTGGCGTTGTCTTAGGAGCTGGAAGGGTCTTTGGTGAAGCTGCTGCTTTGATCTTCACGGCAGGCCAAAGTGCTACTAATATTGATTTTACACAATGGAATCCTTTGAATCAGGCAAGCCCGCTGAATTTAATGCGACCAGCTGAAACATTAGCAGTTCATATTTGGAAAATTAATTCTGAAGGCGTTATGCCGGATGCTAATGCAGTATCAGCAGGTTCTTCGGCAGTCTTGATTATCGCTGTTTTGTTCTTTAATTTATTAGCAAGGTTATTAGGGAATGCATTGTATCATAAATTAACAGCGACCAAAACCAGATAGGAGGACTCTAGTTAATGGATGTTGGAAAGTATAATTTAAACGAAAATAGTATTTTAAAGTTTTCGCCACAAGAACACGAGATTGCGATTGAAACGCAAGAATTAGGTGTTTATTATGGGAAAAAGCAGGCAATTTTTAATGGTAATTTGCAATTTGAAAGGTATCGAATTACGTCTTTAATTGGAGCCTCTGGTTCTGGAAAATCAACTTATCTTCGTTCATTAAACCGAATGAACGATGATATTGCGCAAGTCAAGGGTAAAATTATTTACCGTGGTTTGGATGTTAACAGCCCTAAAATCAATGTTTATGAAATGCGTAAACATATTGGGATGGTTTTTCAACGGCCCAATCCATTTTCAAAGTCAATCCGTTCTAATATTACTTTCGCTTTAAAACAAAATGGAATCAAAGATAAACAGCGATTAAATCAAATTGTTGAGTCAAGTTTAAAAGATGCAGCCTTGTGGGATGAAGTCAAAGATGATTTGGATAAAAGTGCCTTGGCCTTATCAGGTGGACAGCAACAGCGACTATGTATTGCACGAACGATTGCTATGAAACCCGATATTTTATTATTAGATGAGCCTGCGAGCGCACTAGATCCAATTTCAACCAGTAAGATCGAAGAAACTTTAATTGAACTAAAAAAGAAGTATACAATAATCATTGTAACTCACAATATGCAGCAAGCATCCAGAATTAGTGACTACACAGCTTTCTTTCACTTAGGACATATTATCGAGTATGATAAAACTAAACACTTATTTACAACGCCGAAAATTGCGGCAACAAACGATTATATTTCAGGTAATTTTGGTTAGGAGGAGCAATTGATGGCAGAATTTATTGAGACAAAAGATGTCCATTTGTACTATGGTGAAAAAGAAGCGTTGAAAGGAATCAATCTATCTTTTCCAGCAAAAGGTATTAATGCTTTAATTGGTCCATCGGGTTGCGGAAAATCAACTTATCTACGGACATTAAATCGAATGAATGATTTAATTCCGGGAGTGACTATGACTGGTAGTATCCAAATTAATGGCAAAAATATATACAGTCCTAAGATGGATACTGTTGAGCTACGTAAAAAAGTTGGGATGGTTTTTCAACAACCTAATCCTTTTCCTTTTTCAATTTATGACAATGTAACCTATGGTTTGCGAATTGCCGGCATTAAGGATAAACAGATTTTAGATGAGCGTGTTGAACAAAGTCTGAAACAAGCGGCTGTTTGGGATGAAATTAAAGATGATTTGCATAAAAGTGCTCTTTCTCTTTCTGGTGGGCAGCAGCAGCGAGTCTGTATAGCTCGGGTACTAGCTGTTAAACCGGACGTTATTTTATTAGATGAACCAACCAGCGCGCTAGATCCAGTTTCAAGTGGTTTAATTGAAGATATGTTACTAACAATTAGAGATGACTATACAATTATTATTGTGACCCATAATTTACAACAAGCTTCAAGAATTTCAGATCGAACCTCATTTTTCTTGAATGGAGAATTGATTGAAACTGGCAAAACAAAAGATATTTTTATGCGGCCGCATCAACAAGAAACAGATGACTATATTAGTGGCCGATTTGGTTAAGGGGGAATAAAAATGGCAAAAATTTTAGAGAATCAATTAGCGAGTCTGCACCAAGATTTTGCATCGATGGGTCGTGAAGTAGCGACGGCTATTCAACAAGCTGCGCAAGCCTTTAAACAAGAAGATCAGCAGTTAGCTAAACAAGTGGTTGATCACGATTTGCAAATTAATCAGCAAGAGATGTATCTTGAAAAAAAAGCTGCCCAGGTAATTGCTTTGCAGCAACCAGTTTCAAGTGATTTAAGAATTTTAATTACTATTTTAAAAGCCAGCTCAGATCTTGAAAGAATTGGTGACCACGCTGCTAGTTTTGCCCGAGCAACTTTACGCATTCCAGTTGACCAAAAAAATCCATTGATTGAAGACGCAATTTTTAAAATGAGTCAGCATGCTTATGAAATGTTGCAGCAGGTAATCCAAGCTTATGTCGACAATGATGAAAAAGCTGCTCGTCAAATTGCACAAGCTGATTCAAAAACGGATGATTACTTACGCTTGATTCGCAAAGAAGCCATGAGTTGCATGCAAACAGATCCAGATTTTGTTACTTTTGGGACGGAGTATATTGTAGTCGCCGCACACATCGAACGAATCGGTGATTATGTGACTAATGTTGCTGAATGGATTGTGTATACAAATTCAGGAAAAATTGTTGAATTAAGCAATAACTGAGTTTGAATTTCTTAAATTAAAATAAGTAATTAATTAAGTCGTAATTTTTCTTCTTAGTAGGAATAAGAACAAAAATTACGATTTTTTTGAATACGATTCAAAACAGCTCAAAAAATGATTGAAGTTTAAAACAAATTATGCTAATTTTAAAGTAAATGAAAATGATTCTCATTTATGACTGGAAGTGGAGTAATGGAATCTTTAGCAGAAATCAAATCTAAAGGTCGTTTTATCGTGGTTGATATTGTTGGTGACCCACGTTTTATCCGTAGATTAGCAGAACTTGGGATGGTTTTAAACACAAATTTAACAGTTGTTTCACCATCCCAAAATAATAGCGGTTTAGTAATTTTTTTAAGAGGGCAGCGTTTGGCTATCAGTCACACTTTAGCGACTAATATTTTAGTAAAAGGTGTCAATGAATTGGCAACAGCAAAAACTCAACCATTGTCGAGATTGACTGTTGGAAAGTCGGCAATCGTTGGCAAAATTATTGGTGATCGACCAGTCAAACGACGATTAATGGACATGGGCCTAACTAAAAATACTGTAGTCAAAGTTCACCAGGTTGCACCATTAGGTGATCCGATTGAATTGCTGGTTCGTGGTTATAAGTTAAGTGTACGCAAACAAGAAGCTGATTATATAATGGTACAGGAGGTAAGCCAATGAAGATGATTGCTTTGGCTGGAAATCCTAATAGCGGGAAAACAACCTTATTTAATTGGTTGACTGGTTCGAATCAGTCAGTTGGAAATTGGCCAGGAGTGACAGTTGAAAAAAAGCAGGGAATCTTACGAAACTATAAACAATTTGTTGTTCAGGATTTGCCGGGCATTTATTCATTGTCTCCTTACACGGCTGAAGAAGTTGTTTCACGTAAATATCTTGTGGAGCAAGCTCCAGATACAGTAGTTGACATCGTTGATGCGACCAATATTGAACGTAATTTGTATTTAACTTTACAGTTAATGGAAACTGGCCGACCATTGATTGTTGCGCTTAATATGATTGATTTGTTAAAAAAGCAACAACGTAAAGTGAATTTGAAAAAATTATCTTATTTACTAGGAGTTCCAGTAATTGGAATTTCAGCTCTAAAAAAGAAAAATCTTTCTCAGTTAGAAGAAACGATGATTGCCGAGACCAAGAAACAGACAAGTTATCCCTTTCCTAAATATGATGATCGTTTAGAATCGGCTTTAACGATGATTAGTCAACAATTAATTGGAATTGTTCCGGAAGAAAAAGCACGCTGGTATGCAATTAAATTATTTGAACGAGATGAACAAGTTGAACAAGAGCTGAATTTAGCAGTTGAACGTCAATCAGAGATTGAACAAACAATTGTTACCGCTGAAAAACTCTTTCAAGACACCAGTGATAGCATTGTTGTTAATGCACGCTATGATCTAATTTCGCAATATGTCAGAATGTGTGTTATTGATGAAAATGATTTTGTTACCAGCATGAGCGACCAAGTTGATCGGGTCATAACTAATCGCTGGTTAGCTTTACCAATCTTTTTTTTCGTCATGTGGCTGGTTTACTATTTGTCAATTCAAACGATTGGTACAATTGGGACTGATTGGGTCAATGATGTTTTGTTTGGTAAAGTAATTCCTGATACAGTTCAAGGTTGGTTGTCTCATTGGCAAGTAGCAGCGTGGATGCAAGGCTTGATTATCAATGGAATTATTAATGGTTTAGGTTCGGTTTTAGGTTTTGTGCCACAGATTATGATGTTATTTTTGTGTTTAGGGATTTTAGAAGATTGTGGTTATATGTCACGAATTGCTTTTGTGATGGATCGAATATTTCATCGTTTCAATTTATCAGGTAAGTCATTTATTCCTATGTTAATTTCAACTGGTTGTGGAGTTCCAGGGATTATGGCAACCCGGACAATTGAAAATGAAAAAGATCGTAAAATGACAATTATGTTAACGACGTTCATGCCTTGTTCGGCTAAATTAACTGTTATTGCATTAATTTCAGGAACTTTTTTTCCGCAACAAAGCTGGGTGGCACCATCAGCTTACTTTTTAGGAATGTTGGCCGTAGTTGGCTCAGGAATCTTCTTAAAGAAAACGCGTTTATTTGCTGGACCTCCGCAACCTTTCGTAATGGAATTGCCGGCTTATCATTTTCCCAAAGCTGGCAATGTTTTGCGACAAGTGGCTAACCGAGCAGCAAGTTTTGTTAAAAAGGCCGGAACGATTATTTTTGCATCATGTGTTTTGATTTGGTTTTTCTCTAGTTTTACTTTTACTTTGCAAATGACAGATCAGAATCATAGTATGCTGCGATATATTGGAGCAGCAATTGCCCCAGTTTTTGCACCACTTGGTTTTGGTGATTGGCACACAACTGTTGCTGTAATCGCAGGATTAATTGCTAAAGAAAATTGTGTCGGTACTTTGCGGATAACTTTTGGTAGCCCTACGGCAACTTCTTTTGCAGCAACTCTGCGTCAAGCGTATTCTCCAGTGGCTGGTTACTCATTTTTAGCCTTTAATTTGTTATGTGCTCCGTGTTTTGCGGCAATCGGTACAATGTATAAAGAATTTGGAGATACCAAATGGACATTACGAGCAGTTGGTTACCAGACAGCTTTGGCTTATTTAACGGCTATGTTGATTTATCAAGCTTCACAAATGCTTACTACTGGTTCGTTAGTTAGTGTTGCTTTAACAGGAGCAGTTATTTTAGTAATGGTATACGGTTTGTTTTTCAAGCGAGATGCCAGTGATGATTTGTATCAAGTTAAAAATGAAATTAGAGAGGAAGTTTTAAAATGATTGCAACCATTATTTTAGCAATAGTGATTTTTTCGGGTGTGGCTTATGTTATTTATACGCGATTTATCAAACATAGTGCGAGTGCAGGTTGCCATGATTGTGACGATGTTGGCTGCCCACTTGTGGATCCAGTTAAATTGCAACATCAAACTGCCAAGAAACATAATTGAAAAGTTTTTGAAAACTTAGTGAAAAACTTTCAAATTAAACCTGCGTTTTCATTTACTTTTGTGTTAGAATAAAAGTGTACTCAAAAGAGTAATACAATTTAGGAGGCTGTTTTATGTCATTCGTAAACGGTAATGAAATCTTTACTGCAGCTCGCAAGGGCCATTACGCAGTCGGTGCTTTTAACACCAATAACTTGGAATGGACTCGTGCCATTTTAAAAGCTGCTCAGGAAAAGAACACTCCAGTTCTGATCCAGGTATCAATGGGCGCTGCTAAATACATGGGCGATTACAAATTAGTTAAGAGCTTAGTTGAAAACGAAATGCGCGTAATGAACATCACAGTTCCAGTCGTAATGCATTTGGATCATGGTAACTATGAAGCTGCTAAAGAATGTATTGAAGCTGGTTATACTTCAGTTATGTTTGATGGTCATGATTTGCCATTTGAAGAAAACTTAGAAAAAACCAAAGAAATTGTTGCTTTGGCACATGCTAAGAATATTTCTGTTGAAGCAGAAGTTGGTTCTATCGGTGGTGAAGAAGACGGAATTATCGGTGAAGGTGAATTGGCTGACGTTGAAGAAGCAAAGAAAATTGCTGCTACTGGCGTTGACTATTTAGCATGTGGTATTGGTAATATCCATGGCAAATATCCGGCAAACTGGAAAGGCCTGCACTTTGATCGTCTGAAGGAATTAGCTGACGTAATTGAAACACCATTAGTATTGCATGGTGGTTCAGGCATTCCTCAGGAACAAGTTGTTAAAGCAATCAAGATGGGTATTTCTAAAGTTAATATTAATACAGAATGCCAGTTGGCTTTCGCTGCTGCAACACGTAAATACATTGAAGCTGGTAAAGATCAGCAGGGTAAAGGCTATGACCCACGTAAGTTATTGGCTGACGGAGCACAAGCAATTACTGATACTGTTGAAGAAATTATTGATTGGTTGGGAACACCTGCCGTTAAATAATTTACTTGTTTAGATTAAAAAAACCTGTTCCAAACTTTGGTTTGGTAACAGGTTTTTTTTGCAGAGAAAGATTAGTGATTATGCTCGTAAGTTGCAAAAAGTTGTTGAAGTAATTTAGGATCAGCTAAGACTTGTTTATCTAATTGCTGAACGACTTTTAAGAGTGCTAGATCACCCGTTTCAGCAAAAGTTGAGTGGCTAATCATTTCCTGATCTTTTTCGACATCGGCAAACCATTGTTCTAACTTTTCAGTAAAGCATTTAAAATCTTCTGCTTGACTAATAACAATCAACTCCCTTAGAATTGTTTTCTCTCTACAATTAATATTTTAATTCAGTGTAAGCGCTTTTACAAGTGGATAAAAATTATCTTTAATTGTCTATTTTTCAAAAAGAATTATAAATCAGTTTAAAGACTGTGCTAAAATAGAATTGTTACAGCACATTCCCGAGAGGATTCATTTTATGTGAAGCTGCCTTGTAACCAAATTATTGAATGGGGGAATTTATGTGTCGGAGAGACATTTATTTACATCAGAATCAGTTTCAGAGGGACACCCAGATAAAATTGCTGATCAAATTAGTGATGCCATTTTAGATGCTTTATTAGCAAAGGATCCAAATGCTCGTGTGGCGTGTGAAACAACAGTTACCACTGGATTGGTAGTGGTTGTTGGAGAAATTTCAACCAGTGCTTACATTGATATTCAAAAAGTGGTTCGTCAAACTATCAAGGAAATTGGATATACGGATGGGAAATATGGCTTTGATGGCGACAATTGCGCGGTTATGACAGCTATCGATGAACAATCACCAGATATTGCGCAAGGTGTTGATAAATCCTTAGAAAATCGTGAAGGCCAAGGAGATCCGCTTGATCAAATAGGCGCTGGGGATCAAGGAATGATGTTTGGTTATGCCATTAACGAGACACCTGAATTGATGCCATTACCGATTGCTCTTAGCCATCGATTAATGCGAAAAATTGCTGAAATCAGAAAACAGGGCGTTTTGAGTTATCTAGGACCGGATGCAAAAGCTCAGGTAACAGTTGAATATGACGAGAAAAATCATCCGGCTCGAGTAGATACAGTGGTTGTCTCAACGCAACATAGTGCTGAAACACCGCTTGAAACTATTCGGCGAGACGTAATTGAAAAAGTAATTAAAGCTGTTATTCCAGCTGAGTTATTGGATGACAAGACTAAGTATTTTGTTAACCCAACAGGTCGTTTTGTGATTGGTGGGCCTCAGGGTGATGCCGGTTTAACTGGTCGCAAAATTATTGTTGATACTTATGGTGGTGCTGCACACCATGGTGGTGGTGCTTTTTCTGGTAAGGACGCGACAAAGGTAGATCGTTCTGCAAGTTATGCTGCCCGTTACATTGCTAAAAATATAGTTGCTGCTAAAATTGCATCACAAGTTGAGGTTCAATTGGCTTATGCAATTGGTGTTGCACAACCAGTGTCAATTTCAGTTAATACTTTTGGAACTAGTCAAGTAGAAGACCAACGGTTAGTTGCGGCAATTCGTAAAGTGTTTGATTTGCGGCCAGCAGGAATTATTAAAATGCTTGATTTAAAACGACCAATTTATAAACAAACAGCTGCCTATGGTCATTTTGGTCGAACAGATATTGATTTGCCATGGGAACATACTGATAAAATTGACCAATTAAAAAAAGAATTACAAGTTTAAGTTAATTTCTAAGAAATCAGTTGCAGCTGGCTTAAAATTTTGCTATCATGAGTGCAATACATCAATGAATTAAGGACTAGTAGTTAGAGTTAGCATTTTATTAGAGAAAGTATGGCTGGTGAAAGTACTTATTTGCTGCTTCAAACGAACTCACCTTGAGTAATTTCTGTTGAATTAAGTAGGCAGGAACGGTGGTTTTACCGTTAGCAAACTTTAAGTGTCAGTTTAACGACTGGAAAATAGGTGGTACCGCGAGTTTTGTTTGCTCGTCCTATATTGACTTTTGTCAGTATAGGACTTTTTTTAACTTTTTGAAAGGGAAGGATCTATTTATTATGGCGTACGAGCATCAAAAGATTGAGAAAAAATGGCAGCATTATTGGGAAGCGCATAAAACTTTCAAAGCTACTGAGAATACTGATCAAAAGAAATATTATGCGTTAGATATGTTTCCTTATCCATCAGGTCAAGGACTGCATGTCGGTCATCCAGAAGGGTATACGGCAACCGATATTATTGCACGAATGAAACGAATGCAGGGATTTGACGTCTTGCATCCAATGGGCTGGGACGCTTTTGGCTTGCCGGCAGAACAGTACGCTTTGAATACGGGCCATTCACCACGTGAATTTACCAAAGTTAATATCAATAATTTTCGGCGCCAGATAAAATCACTTGGTTTGTCGTATGATTGGGATCGAGAAATTAATACTACTGATCCTTCATACTATAAATGGACGCAGTGGATTTTTGAAAAATTATACGAGAAGGGCTTGGCATATGAGGCTGAAGTTCCCGTAAATTGGAGCCCAGATTTGGGAACAGTAGTTGCTAATGAAGAAGTCATTGATGGGAAGACTGAGCGTGGTGGTTTCCCAGTTATTCGCAAGCCAATGCGTCAGTGGGTACTTAAAATCACAGCCTATGCTGATCGCTTAATCGATGATTTGGATGATTTGGATTGGCCGGAAAACATTAAAGAACAACAGCGTAACTGGATTGGTCGTTCGATTGGTGCCAGTATTAAATTTGCTGTGGCGGGTAAAGAAAATCTCAATATAGAAGTTTTTTCAACCCGACCTGATACTATTTTTGGTGTTTCTGGTATGGTTTTGGCACCGGAACTGGATTTAGTTAAAGAATTGACAACTCCAGAGCAAAAAGAGGCTGTTGAAGAGTATGTAAATAAAGTAGCTCATAAATCTGATCTAGAACGAACGGATTTGGCTAAAGAAAAAACAGGTGTCTTTACGGGAAGCTATGCAATAAACCCGGTAAATGGTGAAAAAGTACAAATTTGGATTGCTGACTATGTTTTAGCAACTTATGGAACTGGTGCGGTTATGATTGTTCCAGCTCATGATGATCGTGATTATGAATTTGCTAAGAAATTTGCTTTACCGATTGTTCCAGTTATCGAAGGTGGCGATATTGAAAAAGCTGCATATACTGGTGATGGTACACACATCAATTCTGGTTTTTTAAACGGTTTGAATAAGCAGGATGCAATTGATAAAATTATTGATTGGCTCCAAGAAAGACAAATTGGTAAGAAAAAAGTTAATTATCATTTACGAGATTGGCTCTTTTCGCGTCAACGTTATTGGGGTGAACCAATTCCAGTTATTCATTGGGAAGATGGTGAAACAACATTAGTACCAGAAGATCAGTTGCCATTACGCTTACCAAAAGCAAAAGACATTAAGCCTTCTGGTACTGGAGAAAGCCCATTAGCTAACTTGGATGATTGGGTAAACGTAGTTGATAAAAATGGTCGTAAAGGCAAACGTGAAACGAATACGATGCCACAATGGGCTGGTAGCTCATGGTATTTCTTACGTTATGTTGATCCACATAATCAAGGAGCAATTGCAGATTATCATAAATTAGAAGATTGGATGCCGGTTGATTTATATGTTGGTGGAGCTGAGCATGCCGTTTTGCATCTGTTGTACGCTCGTTTCTGGCATAAATTTTTATATGATATTGGTGTTGTGCCAACTAAAGAACCATTCCATAAATTAGTTAATCAAGGGATGATTTTAGGTGACAATCACGAGAAAATGTCGAAATCTAAGGGGAATGTTGTTAACCCTGACGAAATTGTTGAACAGTATGGTGCTGACACATTGCGATTATATGAGATGTTTATGGGCCCCTTAGATGCCTCGATTGCTTGGAGTGAGGATGGTTTAAATGGTGCTTATAAATTCATTAAGCGTATTTGGCGGTTATTGATTGACGAAAATGATAGTTTGCGCGATCGGGTAACTACGTTAAATGATGGTAAATTAGATCATGTTTATCACCAGACTGTCAAGAAGGTAACTGAAGATTTTTCGGCGATGCATTTTAATACAGCAATTTCACAGTTGATGGTTTTTGTTAACGACGCCTACAAAGCAGATGCGCTTCCATTAGACTATATGGAAGGTTTTGTTAAAATGATTT harbors:
- the metK gene encoding methionine adenosyltransferase produces the protein MSERHLFTSESVSEGHPDKIADQISDAILDALLAKDPNARVACETTVTTGLVVVVGEISTSAYIDIQKVVRQTIKEIGYTDGKYGFDGDNCAVMTAIDEQSPDIAQGVDKSLENREGQGDPLDQIGAGDQGMMFGYAINETPELMPLPIALSHRLMRKIAEIRKQGVLSYLGPDAKAQVTVEYDEKNHPARVDTVVVSTQHSAETPLETIRRDVIEKVIKAVIPAELLDDKTKYFVNPTGRFVIGGPQGDAGLTGRKIIVDTYGGAAHHGGGAFSGKDATKVDRSASYAARYIAKNIVAAKIASQVEVQLAYAIGVAQPVSISVNTFGTSQVEDQRLVAAIRKVFDLRPAGIIKMLDLKRPIYKQTAAYGHFGRTDIDLPWEHTDKIDQLKKELQV
- the feoB gene encoding ferrous iron transport protein B, producing MKMIALAGNPNSGKTTLFNWLTGSNQSVGNWPGVTVEKKQGILRNYKQFVVQDLPGIYSLSPYTAEEVVSRKYLVEQAPDTVVDIVDATNIERNLYLTLQLMETGRPLIVALNMIDLLKKQQRKVNLKKLSYLLGVPVIGISALKKKNLSQLEETMIAETKKQTSYPFPKYDDRLESALTMISQQLIGIVPEEKARWYAIKLFERDEQVEQELNLAVERQSEIEQTIVTAEKLFQDTSDSIVVNARYDLISQYVRMCVIDENDFVTSMSDQVDRVITNRWLALPIFFFVMWLVYYLSIQTIGTIGTDWVNDVLFGKVIPDTVQGWLSHWQVAAWMQGLIINGIINGLGSVLGFVPQIMMLFLCLGILEDCGYMSRIAFVMDRIFHRFNLSGKSFIPMLISTGCGVPGIMATRTIENEKDRKMTIMLTTFMPCSAKLTVIALISGTFFPQQSWVAPSAYFLGMLAVVGSGIFLKKTRLFAGPPQPFVMELPAYHFPKAGNVLRQVANRAASFVKKAGTIIFASCVLIWFFSSFTFTLQMTDQNHSMLRYIGAAIAPVFAPLGFGDWHTTVAVIAGLIAKENCVGTLRITFGSPTATSFAATLRQAYSPVAGYSFLAFNLLCAPCFAAIGTMYKEFGDTKWTLRAVGYQTALAYLTAMLIYQASQMLTTGSLVSVALTGAVILVMVYGLFFKRDASDDLYQVKNEIREEVLK
- a CDS encoding FeoB-associated Cys-rich membrane protein — encoded protein: MIATIILAIVIFSGVAYVIYTRFIKHSASAGCHDCDDVGCPLVDPVKLQHQTAKKHN
- the pstA gene encoding phosphate ABC transporter permease PstA — encoded protein: MKTKIQNKIALTTIRVIALLVVLILMFLLGDILIAGVPHISWHFLTAPSQSFTSGGGIGVQLFNSFYLLFLTLIISFPISLGAGIFLAEYAPKNFLTATVRMSIEVLSSLPSVVVGLFGFLLFVVQMKMGFSIIAGAIALTFFNLPLLTRNIEESLTAVSDLQREAGMALGLSKWRTVTRIILPEALPGIITGVVLGAGRVFGEAAALIFTAGQSATNIDFTQWNPLNQASPLNLMRPAETLAVHIWKINSEGVMPDANAVSAGSSAVLIIAVLFFNLLARLLGNALYHKLTATKTR
- the phoU gene encoding phosphate signaling complex protein PhoU produces the protein MAKILENQLASLHQDFASMGREVATAIQQAAQAFKQEDQQLAKQVVDHDLQINQQEMYLEKKAAQVIALQQPVSSDLRILITILKASSDLERIGDHAASFARATLRIPVDQKNPLIEDAIFKMSQHAYEMLQQVIQAYVDNDEKAARQIAQADSKTDDYLRLIRKEAMSCMQTDPDFVTFGTEYIVVAAHIERIGDYVTNVAEWIVYTNSGKIVELSNN
- the pstB gene encoding phosphate ABC transporter ATP-binding protein PstB; translated protein: MDVGKYNLNENSILKFSPQEHEIAIETQELGVYYGKKQAIFNGNLQFERYRITSLIGASGSGKSTYLRSLNRMNDDIAQVKGKIIYRGLDVNSPKINVYEMRKHIGMVFQRPNPFSKSIRSNITFALKQNGIKDKQRLNQIVESSLKDAALWDEVKDDLDKSALALSGGQQQRLCIARTIAMKPDILLLDEPASALDPISTSKIEETLIELKKKYTIIIVTHNMQQASRISDYTAFFHLGHIIEYDKTKHLFTTPKIAATNDYISGNFG
- the pstB gene encoding phosphate ABC transporter ATP-binding protein PstB; its protein translation is MAEFIETKDVHLYYGEKEALKGINLSFPAKGINALIGPSGCGKSTYLRTLNRMNDLIPGVTMTGSIQINGKNIYSPKMDTVELRKKVGMVFQQPNPFPFSIYDNVTYGLRIAGIKDKQILDERVEQSLKQAAVWDEIKDDLHKSALSLSGGQQQRVCIARVLAVKPDVILLDEPTSALDPVSSGLIEDMLLTIRDDYTIIIVTHNLQQASRISDRTSFFLNGELIETGKTKDIFMRPHQQETDDYISGRFG
- the pstC gene encoding phosphate ABC transporter permease subunit PstC, whose amino-acid sequence is MDPIKNKIQNNSKETRQDLIGKILSYSCILLIVLVVLSIFFFVASKGIATFTVNHGNLWTFLTGKTWNPIATDAKGQPEIGALPMIVGSFGVTILAALFATPFAIGTALYMTELASKRGERLLQSVVELLVGIPSVVYGFIGLSVIVPFVRNHFGGSGYGILSGSFVLFVMVLPTITSMTVDSLRSVPRFYKEASLALGATKWQTIYKVILRSATSGILTAIIFGMARAFGEALAVQMVIGNAAVMPKDLLSSASTLTSILTMGIGNTVMGTVGNNALWSLALVLLLMSLLFNILVRLIGRKGRM
- the fba gene encoding class II fructose-1,6-bisphosphate aldolase, producing the protein MSFVNGNEIFTAARKGHYAVGAFNTNNLEWTRAILKAAQEKNTPVLIQVSMGAAKYMGDYKLVKSLVENEMRVMNITVPVVMHLDHGNYEAAKECIEAGYTSVMFDGHDLPFEENLEKTKEIVALAHAKNISVEAEVGSIGGEEDGIIGEGELADVEEAKKIAATGVDYLACGIGNIHGKYPANWKGLHFDRLKELADVIETPLVLHGGSGIPQEQVVKAIKMGISKVNINTECQLAFAAATRKYIEAGKDQQGKGYDPRKLLADGAQAITDTVEEIIDWLGTPAVK
- a CDS encoding FeoA family protein — its product is MTGSGVMESLAEIKSKGRFIVVDIVGDPRFIRRLAELGMVLNTNLTVVSPSQNNSGLVIFLRGQRLAISHTLATNILVKGVNELATAKTQPLSRLTVGKSAIVGKIIGDRPVKRRLMDMGLTKNTVVKVHQVAPLGDPIELLVRGYKLSVRKQEADYIMVQEVSQ